The sequence AAGGGACAGTAAAAACGACATTGCtgacataatttatataatttataacacatatttAATACACAAGGTTTACTTCATAATGTAGTCTTATGATAGCTAACAATGAACGGTGTCAACAGTGCTGGCGCAGAACATGCGTTAGGCCTTCAAACAAAATCAACACACAAGATATCTCATATCTTTAACTTATGTATTTTGGCGAAAATATACCTCATCAATATCCATTTATATAGTTTCAGAAAATAGACACACATCACAGTATTTAGgctaaacatttttaaacaacaacaaatccGAAAGACTGTGAGTATaagataaaaatgtgttttacagctaaattttaataaaaaaagactttTTGATATGTATTTTCTAGGCACCTAGCTTTAGTTCAAGagattactaaaatataaagcgaaaaaaaatattatacttacatcTAGAACTTACTTTTATAACTAGAATATGATATGTTTCCTTACAATTTTAACATCgataatttctaatataaatgcCTCAGCCAGTAAGATATGTATTTGTTACTTTGAAgacttaattgttatttaattttaatagttaatctaatcataatatttagagattaaacacattaaaacattatattttatttaataagacaCGACAACCGTCgccaataaatactattatacgACATTCATAAGTATTAATATCGaaacatttatatttcagttattCTAAAAACTacgagaataataaaataaaaatgatatgtACTCAAAATtgttctattttcttttttgtatttttttcgaagccattttttaaataaaatgtatcgtTTGACCGTTTTTCGAAgcgaaattttcatttttttaatccatatttttaagaattttgtcaTTACTCGCGTTTATTCTTTAAAGtcttagataaattaattagagTCGATAGTAAAATGTAAGTCGGTTGAGTTGAAGTCGGTAATAAAAagtcgaaataaataaataaataaatgaaagttTTTACGAGTTCTCCGCGCGTAATCACAAAATCCTCGATTTAAtgacttcaaaataattttacgagtTGCTCGTGGGTCGTaaaattttcaacttttttactaataaaaactatttaggGCAAGCTGTTTTGTATCGCAAAtcatagatgtttgtttgtttaatttttattagtaaaatagaTCAGTATTTTGTTCGTCACTTAAAACGTTACATACACTTGCGccattattacatttttgaaaagtatttcGTCATTTTGGGAtgttttttgaggttattatgTATCATTTTAAGTGGCGTGTGATCTCGTGGTTCTTAGTGAAGACGGTAGACACTACCGATGCGTTTTTCGCCGGCAGTGTGTTGGACAAACTCGCGGATCTGGTCTGTGGCCACCGGGCCGATGCAGACGAGGGGCTCCTTGAAGTAGCCGCAGCTCTGTGGACAAATGAAACAGGGTTAAGAATGGAAGATGTTATAATCAGAAGTTTACCGGAATACAGACTCTTTTTTCCATTTATATTGCTCGTTTTATGTAATACTGTAAAATGGTTTTAgtttaggaaaatttggggttAAGTCGATTATAAAAAGCTCGCTTAAAAAGCTAGCGACGAGTTCGGTTTTCCGGTTTTTGGTACAAAGTATCGCTAGAAATTGACCTTAAACATGCTCAgttctttaaattttaaagtaagcCCTGTATTCAAAAGTAGGGGCTTCCTTGGAATACAGCGATTACTTTAAACTGTTTTACCGGCACGGGAGAAGCCTATTGCGAAATAATAGACAACTAAGCAAACCCCGGGTTGGTAGATTGGGTGCGAAGGTTCGCTCAGGAGCACGAGGTGTCCCTCCCCCCtttctttttactttattatccTCACTTAGTCATATTCACAGTCCTagttattcaaaatttataGCAAATTCGAAAAAATCTATTAACATTTGCCCGGAAGTGGTTATCAAAACCTTTGTTATCATAATGTCGCCACAAAAATAAGACATTTTAAATGAGAACTATAATGCGGTCTCCGTATAAAGTTCTTGAAAGCCAAAATACTGCTGAATAGTTATCAGAATTcaagttaattaaaacttagtttataaatatcaagTTTCATTGACATAACTTTAGTAACTTCGACGGTTACCAAAGTTTGTTAATTAAGACCGAGAATTATGTACAGTCGTGGGCATAAATGATTGTACACTATCACGTTGATAAGTTAcggttgaaaattatttaggtttaaatatctcataagatatttttgttgttgaaaataatgttcAGATCATATTTATTTCGATCCTGTTTATCCTTTTAGAGAATTGCAAACTTTACAAAGAAACAAATGaaacaatatatgtattttcaaCTATCATAACTATTAAGGTTTcgtgtttattacataatagaaacgttttaattatatacaagAATATTAGTAATTAGACTCGACTTCATAGAAAATAAACTCAATCAAAAATGTGTGTGTATTTACATCCATTTTCTTATAAAGTCTATTTGTATACAAACACTAATTAAGTATTCTAAGTATTTCTCAAAAGAGTTTCCATTCGAGTACAATTTGTAAATAAGgcaaccaattaatttatatttctttacatcCAAAAGGACTTATAAACATCGACTTTTCAATTCCAATAAAGCATTTCCATTAACTTGAGACCTTTTTCAATTGAATGAGTCCCTAATGACTTagaaaacgtatttatttgGTTCAATAAATTAAAGAGACTTATTGGAAATATATATGAAGTTCCACTCTTGATATTGAGGTtgatttctattgaaatatcgttggtaaataagagtttattgaaaacatataaGGTAGAATATTTCTAAAGGAACTAATGTTGAATTGTACATAATTAGTTATGTGAAATGTTTTGGTAGGTAATAAAACTCTTATGAATACGGTTTAGAATCAATTCAAGTTGTATTCAGTGATTTAATTGCCaactgtacataaaatatattgattgtatttttacggaatcataattaatttgtaactttTTGACGATtgccaaaaaataattttgattaacttttttattgtcCAATAATTAATCTTGCAACTTTGGTACacgattacaaaaaaaatatgttaaataactttataggTGTTTAACTATTGTAAGAATTATATAAATCTAATTTCAGTCAAAATTACTCTTTTCTTAACCAAATAAAAGCACGAAAccaatgcaaaaatatttttcaggcatttttttcattcattcataatacCACGCCTCTTACACACTggggtttaggcagaggtgtataaaatacattacgCTATTTACAATGCTAGACCTATAAAATAGGGGGCGAAAAAAATTTCTAAGTcttttaaattagaaatatagCCTTCATTTGAATCGTGAAAAGCTTAAGATAAGGCTATTACAAACAGAATAAATGAAAACTTGTAATTAACATaactttacattaattaattacgttCTTTAATTATTCTGAAAGCTTTCAGTATTTACAAGAGTACTAATTAGACGCTGAAATTATTTGTACAACAGACATTTTtgttttaggtaggtacttcatcatcagcctagtctttcttccaactatgttgtagtcagcttccagcctcaccggatgcagctgaataccagtattttacatggagcgactgcctatctgacctccaaaACACTTCCCCTCGCTTCTGACACCGACGAATCCGGTATgtataatacggtcacccatccgctGATTacttcggcaagcgtagcaTCACATGAGAGACCAACTGCGTGGCTTGCTAAGtctgaaagtctgacaaccggtCTTACAGAagtgttgtggaggtcaaataggcagtcgcttcatgtaatatactggtattcagctgcatgcGGTGAGACTGAAACCTACTataacatagttagaagaaaggctatgCTGTTAATGAACGTCTATGTAAATTTACATTAGATATAACGATATACTAATtcacatttttatgaaaaagtaaAGGAAAAgcttttctaagaaaaataaattcgtatttaaaaataacctcCAAATGTTTCCTGTAACCACATAGCAACTATCAGACTTCCATTATAGTTAAAGATAAGGGAATATTCCGATAGAACAATTGCCAGAAAATTCCAGAAACGTGGCTTTCAACGACTGTCATTGGTCGTCATGAAAACTACGGCTTAACGTGCTCTCTAAGGCAGGAAAGGACGTGTGATTTTCCTTAAATGAGCTTAGATAGGCATCTATAGtttaacaacttagtaaagagcttCGTATGCAATTGACGGTGGCctattagtccattgaaatgctTCATTTTTTAGGCCTTAGTTTGCGTTTTTCAGATGCcgagaatttgttttttttatgtgtagggGCCCCGACACCTTTTTTCCAAGATGGCGACCAGGCGACAAAGGCAGCGACTCTATAAACTTgaacttttacatacataggggtaggcagagaccagatacTCCAGTTGTAGtttcttaatctatactaatctatacgattattataaagctgaagagtttgtttgtttgaacgcgctaatctcaggaactactagtccgatttgaaaaattctttcactgttagatagcccatttatcgaggaaggctataggtatatatcatcacgctacaaccaaaaggagcaaaGAAGCAGTagaaaatgatacaaaaacggggaaaaatttcacccattctctcttattggacgcaagcgaagttgcgcgggtcagctagttaattataatcaaGTAAAATCGTTCACGCTAAGCCTCCCTACTAAGTTGTAGAACTATAAAACCAGTTACATATCCAAACCATATCGATTTACTAATATTCATACATTCAAAATGGCGGTCCAATTTCCCGCGAAGTGGAGCTAATTCTGCAAAACTTTGCACTTAACACGCAACTCGGTAGACTGAGTGAAAAGTTTTCAGAATACGTGATGTGAATTCTAAATGTGGAGGTGTGAGGTTTTTcgttaaacatttatttttattgtttggtaaaaggattaatgtattaaaagttaaatttaaaatggatgcgctcaccggtcagtaaacgatcgagttaagcaactcttggcgcggtTATAAAAAGATTGTCGGGTATGGATCAGGCTGAACTTTTTAAATATCTCGTGACAACTGAAATGTAAGTTTAAGGCAAATAATGGCGCTGATGTCTTTGCCGactttttggtaaaataataatataattaatagtacACGTAAGAaagaagctatttttttaaaagcattgtctcaaaaaaatacaattgccgaaataattaaattagtctAAAATTCAGTCGAATGTCGACGTTTTACTTTATAgttaattacatataattaaaagcGTCAATTAAATTTccatttgttaagtaattaacTATGTAGTcagcttttgaaatattttaactgtatttaaacacaagttaaaataaaagtaacaaactaAACTTGAAAAATCTCAACACAATTCCGAGAAATATCCAAGATCTTTTACAAAAAGGTAAAGACAAAGctttgaataaacaaataaatatttcaactgAAACGAGAGAGTCTAGAcgctattttctttatttttactcCTAAAAGGTTTTTGcaaacgatattttatttatgactgaattttgaatataaatgtgTATCGGATTTTCGACTGACTCCGTGGCGTGGTCGGTTGTGTATTCAACTGTTAACTATAAGgttccgggttcgattctcatgTCTGACAAAGTGCTGTTGgtcattttcaaatttatattaaactagctttccgcccgAGATTTCTGTTGCGTGGTATTTCACCAGCTTCGGGATAGATTTTCTATAAATCTTAGTGCTGCTCTACACTCCCTTAGCAATCCTCGTACTCAAAATTCTAGTTTTTCCGCTCAGTAGTTTCGTGCGTAATCCactagtcagtcagtcactctgtaacggaagagttttatatattatattgattattctcaatagtagtctggagtttggtatcgtgcccggtatatggcaataggctcgccccctattacataggactaacattgttaatagcaaaatatgggtgtatttcatacacctcggTCTACACATTCGGGTacaaaaggcgtgatattacgtaagTATTTTTCGAAATATTACTTTCGTTTAACTTAATAGCTTTCGTTTAGATTTGGTACAATCCGATGTTTATTTAGAATAAAGGCGACGAAAtcttcttgttttattttgcaaagGATTTTTCGGTGAAGGAAAATTCTGTTTCTTTTGTTGAGTGAGTTTCATTTGGTTTTATATAGAGACGAATGAGGTTTGGAAAACCTCATTCGTCTCTATAGGCTGTATATTCTGTGTTGGCTTTTGCACCGaaatgtattctttttttataatgtaaagttTGCTTTCAAGGAAAAGGTATTTAAAAGTGATGCCTCATGTAACGTTTTACGTTATAAGAactctagaaaaaaaaaacgcacTGAGacaacatataaatataatatattcaaattgaattcaaaataaaattaaaatttaattatgacaAAAGACTAATTGCGTGGcatcataaaacaatatttttttcgagaACATTCAAGTCAGCATACGAAAGATCTTACACTTATTTTCATGATCTGTATAGCCTTCGTTAtcttatctatttaataaattattcagttcAGCAACATCTCTTCGTGCCTTAGTTAATTCTTTACCCTGCGTGGCTTGTGGTTGACTGGCTAGACTGGTATGGATGGGTTAGGTGGCTTATCTTCATAGGCTTCTGACGGTGGCGGTGGCGACGTTGCATGATGCTGCGCCTCATCGTACCTAAGTTAAACCTTGATATTGGCCTATGTGGCTAAAGTTGTCAGGCTAAACTGGCTGACATGGGGTAAGGTGGCTTACCTTCCTAGGCTTCTGGCGGTGGCGACGTTACATGATACAATATCCCATCGTGCCTTATTAGAACCCTGAAACTTGGTTGTTAAGGTTGGCTGGCTAAACTGGCATGGATGGGTAAGATGGCTTACCTTCCTAGGCTTCTGGCGGTGGCGACGTTACATGATACAATATCCCATCGTGCCTTATTAGAACCCTGAAACTTGGTTGCTAAGGTTGGCTAGCTAAACTGCCCAGGGATAAGATAGCTTACCTTCCTAGGCTTCTGGCGGTGGCGACGTTGCATGATGCAGCACAGTCCCCGGGTGATGTCACATTCGCTGGACGAGGCGCAGTCTTCGTTGTATTGCTTGCGGCCGGCTGACGGTGGACGGCAAACGTGCATCTCTCCTATAGggacaaaaaataacaattaatggATGAATTGTGAGAATATCGAACGATACAAAGTATGATCGGACCTAAACAAACTCTTAAATCCCGCTCGGACAATTTTGGGTGATCATCGATCAACTAGTTTGGaaatttttaaacagatttcAGTCTGTCCTGTCTGCAATACAATCATCTCAAATTTTACATGCATTTTCTGCGAAAATCATTTGGatgatttcttaaaatattgttatctatTCAGATACGGGTTAAGAACAGTTCATTCATCCGTTCATTCACAGACGGGGATTTGTCTCCTCTTTCCCTTAAAAATTGTATTCCCTTAAATACAGGAGGCTGGATAAAGAACATTCAAGATTAAATAGTTTCGTGTCACTTCgaataaaaatcgtaaaataacTTTCTTAAATTGTCAAGCCTTGAACCACCCCCTTTTCACAAAATTCTGGTTCACAAGAAACATCTTGATgactgtttgtctgtctgtctcacCTGGCACGACTTCCTCGCAGACGAGTCCAGCATCACATTGGTTCTCTCTGTTGCATATCTCGCCGAACTTCCTCCCAGCGAACGCTGGAAGGCAACGCCCTCCGTCCTCTGTGGACAAACACTCACGtttaatacaaagaaaataatagaacTTTCAAGAAAGAAacggtatttttataaaagtacctaatgttaagtcaaatattacttataaaggtgttaaaaaagtttttatgaaaaaataacgtctcTGCAAAAACaaggtttgaaaaaaaattgcatcaaTGTTATCTCCAAAGTAAAAAATCACATGTTTTGTAAGATACCTAAATTAACCTTATATAAAGTAGGTAGCGAAAGGTATATAgctttaaattaagtaatatcTTCAAAAGTTGTCGTCAAAAGCTAACGATACGTGAAAATTATTACATGGACTTAAAAGTCAAAAATCTATTTGTACTAATTTCAATCACAAAATGAGTGTGTTtaagtaaaaactaatttagaCTTTTAAAAATCCACTTCAGTACAAGAGCCAGTAAATATAAGCAGCTTAACTCTACAAGACccagtttattttataaaacacacaTCTATTCGTCCTTATATCCGATCCGAAAGCAATTTCCCGTCACTATTACTTACGGCTCAGCGATTCTGTGTATGGAATTTTAAATCGTtatgtacagtcagctacaAAATTCGCTGAACATTATTAATCTTTCAAAACCCTATATTCTGGATCAAgtatattatttctttgaaaaaacatTTGACACTGATTCATTAGCCTAGCAGGATccaactacatacataatatgttggAGTAGGCTTTCAGTTTCACtgtatgcagctgaataccaatattttacatgcagcgactgtctatctgacctccacaacacagttgcctgggttataacacgatacccttcggtaagcctggttattatctttgaaaattacagtcgggacccacaatttaacgtgcctcccAAAATACGGTGGAGTCCTGAGTTCGGTATGTAAAATAACGGTCACCTACccactgaccaacctcggcaaaTATAGCTGAACCTTAGAGAACAATCCGCTAGCTGTTGGTAATTCTAACTGATTTTGTAGTAGTAGTTAAAagtagttttgaaaatatgaagtagTTAAGCGACTTTTGTAGCTGACTGTACCAATAACTGTTGCCAGATATACCAATATGTTGCCAAAAATATTGCCGGCGATAGATTGTGTGTTACACAATAATGGTTTTTCTGAGAAATACTGATAGAATACGTAAAGCTTTTCATTGGACAATACTgggaaattttgaatttaggaGAATCGGGAAAATCGTGTTCCAAATCATTGGATCTTTTcagattatgaaaataataaattgcggATTATGTTAAAGTGTTTTAGACGTTGAGGAAAATAAGATGAAAATGTCAGAAGGtttatttaaactgaaaaataCTGTTGCTTTGATAATTCATgttctttaacaaaatattttcactttagtatatcagtataaaaaattatataaaagtattagtttataaaatatattcttatcaTGATTATAATGTAGAAACATATAGGCCTAATTCTGTTTTTTTACCTGTCGATAGACAatccccctattacatgggactaacatagttaatggcgaaacgtgggtatatttcgGGCACTACTGCCTACACCTTAGggatataacaagcgtgatattacgtaCATATAAATACCTCAATTTAGGACAGACCTCCCAAACCTTACAAACAGACCTCCCAgcgaataaattattaacacacACTCTACACCTAATTATCGCTGAAAAGAGCCAAATCCTCacaaaatatctttgaaaaattcGCATCAGACTAATCTGTTACTGATCAACAATtctgaaaaacattttaccCTGAAAATAACCTTTTTAATTCATCCAAAGAATATCAAATGAACTCGCTTATGAAGGATGAATGTTTAAAAAGGCGAGCCTGAAGTTAAGCGTCTCGTttagttagtaatttatttgGGAAAGGAAGCGATTTAAATATGCATTACATACGGTTGAGTTGCCTTAATGAATTGTTTATTAAACTGGGAAGAGACCGGGGCGACGTCGCTTTTTCGGGACGTGGTTTTTAGGGTTGCGTAGCCACATGGTAAAAACGGGACCGGTATTACTGGGACTGAGACTTCGCTGCCTGTTTGTTTGTCTATCACCAGGTGGTATTTCATGAACCGTGGTAGTTAGTAAGACATCgctaactgcacgtttggagcagtggtttaagcggtcacctcgccgcaagaaacgtagcgccgcgtgtggtgggtttgaatcctatccgggacaaatctttgtgtgacgagcacgagtatttgttctgagcctggttgtcaatttatctatataagtatgtatttagaagtatttatgtatgtttatcagttatttggtttggtgagttgtccaataatatttatttatttatttatcgctGTCTGGCTGTATTAATGTTACCAGATAATGTATTTAAGTTACCGGTAtaataacagataaaaatagaataaaattaggCATTTCTCCTCTACAGCCAACATTAAGTGTTGCGGTTTTTAAAAAATGGTACGGAATCGTACCTCAATTTCATCCCGTATTTGGCCGGTCTTTTAGTAAGTTGTATGGGAAATTGGGTTACTTTGGGTGAGCGGTGAAAATCTTATTTGAATCTTGGCGTTTACGGCAAAATTAATGGTTTTTGGGGTGAATTTTGATAACAATGGATAATCTACAGTCTgtcaacttagtatagagccttagcaagaacaatataatatatgtagataaaattgaataattctGCTAaattctaaccctcttattcataaaaatatatgaagttatgaaaggtttataaagagttttgtttctttcactccttagcggaatgaaaaagagaaaacatattatagtagttttttaactaaaataggtttatagtgtgtttatgaataagagggttaattttatttatctccgTCAGGCGTGACCGTACGAATGTAACTCTCTATTAAGTTTTTGGACCAGAATAGGATTTTCTTTAACTTATTGtttagtctttaaaatattcctaattaataatataaaatttacaagtGTATTTGAAAAGTTAGTTTATTTAGCTTTATAAGTAAGTTACTAACGAAAATtcttatttactattatttacttatcttCATTTCTTTAGTAGTTATTACTGTTTATTAGTGACTGAAGTGAAATTACTTTTGtacttaatttacttttttttttgtttattcaaagaataaaactaaacgtactaaaactaagtaataaaactaagatacaaaataattattagttaatttactccaaataaataataaaaattcttacaagtcttaatttatataaaaactgtaaGCTTTGATGTCTGAAAACTCTTGCTAAATAAAGCTCTTAGTATGTTCGTTTGAGTACACAAAGattaggtgcgtagtactcgtaaccagcggtcctgtatgacaacatgtatgtatgtgaatgaagcaagggaagtttgtaaggatcgtaccaagtggcgttctttaatCTCTGCCTATTACTATGGAAATAAAGCGTGCTATTATGTTTGTACGTATATGTATAAAAGAGAATCATCAGTCGAGCACTCGAGCCTTCTTCccgttctaacaaacaaactcttcagctttatgatattggTATAGATCATTTGAAAGACGCTGTAAAAGATAATTGGAGAAAATGGCGGACTCCTCAAAACAAGATGGCGCACTTGACGAAGGAAAaattcaaagtaataaaaaagaaatgttttcttttcatGTAGATTTCTGTTTGATGAAGTTTTAATTGtcattagttttttatttgtaaagtacaAGATGAAGATTTTGCTGTTTTCAAGGTGTTTGTTTCAGATTCCAGTCATTTATGAGGTTTGTTGATGTAAATTTCTGAAGACCGCTTTATAGTACCTACAGGTTCAATAGgtacaaaaatgtaattgtcTTGACATTCTTTAAATAAGTTATCTTTCCCggtataataatacttatatcttaatatcaaatcttttaaaaaaaagacaactcccgcactaagaattgctcttgtgtcgcggacttttacaaacatacaagcaatgGATACAAAGTAGTAAATACGGtgccaaataataataaaaagcattGTTAATAGTCAAACCTGAATTCATATATCCGGGACCGATTTTTGACGtgccgaagcacgaagacgcctaattcaaataccactttgcggtcacccatccatggaatgaccgcgtacagatttgcttaacccatagaccgtttaccgaccggtgagcgcaacaggCTATGGGTTGGccacaaatatattattatagaatctaccaaaaataaataaaatataaataaaggcaTATAAAATGTCTAATCGAGAAGTCGAAATatcaaaagcaaaaaaatattttattcattttattctcaAACATGAGAAATACAAGTCTTATTTTTGTACCTCTCGTTTCACGTCAAATTACACCTATTGACATTATAATATCGTATAACATACTTCACTCGGAAATCTAATTTATGTATCATGTGATAcgataaaaagaatatttttatgagtacgTAGATATTCTGTGAAATATACGTCTAGTTGTAAAGGTGGGTCCTTATATATTTAACCGTTTAACCGCGCGGGTAAGGTGTATTGTAGCGTGCGTCCACTTAAAAAAAGAGCTTAATAGAAAAAGAATAATTCAATATGctcttttatttagtttttggttttaataaatagtcaaGTTCTTGCATCAatcttatattaatttaaaagtacttaCAGTCAACATAATACCTATTTATGAAATGAACAGGAGTGAAATATCACTGAAActttaacagaaaatattagTTGATACCCAGACtagcaaaaaaaaactcaaagcGCCTGAAAAAACAGTTTTCTATGTTTTCAAGAACCGTTTGCTATATAGGAACCCAATTTCTTCTTCTACCTCAAATCACCCAGTCACTCTATTTGATACGTTTTCAAAAGCCcattcacataaatattatttcggggaaagtctttttgcattatagtatgtatgaatttgtaataaaatctttttggtttcaagaatcacaaatgacacggttcataaggtttctttcagtgaggtcgtgaggtacccaaatatcga is a genomic window of Anticarsia gemmatalis isolate Benzon Research Colony breed Stoneville strain chromosome 27, ilAntGemm2 primary, whole genome shotgun sequence containing:
- the spab gene encoding space blanket; this translates as MHRTTMAVTAVLVLAVAGTAHAWGGLFNRFSSDMLANLGYGRSGYRHYPYGQVEPEEVYAEALEGNRIDDVIDEPAHCYSSPCATNGDCCRGLLCLDTEDGGRCLPAFAGRKFGEICNRENQCDAGLVCEEVVPGEMHVCRPPSAGRKQYNEDCASSSECDITRGLCCIMQRRHRQKPRKSCGYFKEPLVCIGPVATDQIREFVQHTAGEKRIGSVYRLH